The DNA sequence GCCAGGTCGCCCGAATCAAGGCGGATGCCGCCCAGCTCGTGGCCTTGGGCGCGCATTTTCCTGGCTACTTCGATGGCGTGGCGCACGCCGTCGAGCGTGTCGTAGGTGTCCACCAAGAACACGGAATCGTCGGGAAACGCCTGGGCGTAAGCGGTAAAGGCCTGCTCTTCGTCGGCAAACGACATGACCCAGCTGTGGGCGTGGGTGCCGCGCACGGGCAGGCCGTAGCGCTGGCCGGCCAGCACATTGCTGGTGGCATCGGCCCCGCCGAGGTAGGCGGCGCGGCTGGCCCCCAGGCCCCCGTCGAAGCCCTGAGCACGGCGCAGGCCGAACTCCAGAATCTGGTCGTGGGGCCCCGCGGCCTCGCGGATGCGGGCGGCCTTGGTGGCGATGAGCGTCTGGAAATTGACGAGCGTGAGCAGTGCCGTTTCCAGCAGTTGCGCTTGCAGCAGGGGCCCCTGGATGCGCAGCAGCGGCTCGTTACCGAATACTACGGTGCCTTCGGGCACGGCGTCTACGTCGCAGGTAAACTTCAAATCGCGCAGGTAGGCCAGGAAGTCGGGCGGGAACAGCGGCGTGCCCTTGCTGCCGCGCAGGCTGCCGAGGTACGCCAGGTCATCGTCCGAAAAGCGCAGGTTTTCCAGCCAGTCCACGGCCAGGGCCAGGCCGGCGGCCACCGCGTAGCCGCCCTGGAACGGCGCCTTACGGAAGTAGAGGTGGAACACGGCCTCGCGGTCTTGCAGGCCCTGCTGCCAGTAGCCGTAGGCCATCGTGAGCTGGTACAAATCGGTGATGAGGGCGAGCGAGGGGGCGTAGAGGCCGGAGAGCGGGGCGGGGTTCATGCCGGCAAAGGAAAGAAAACTTGGGGCAGCGGGCCCGCACCGGGGCCCCGCGGCCGCTTCCTTCAGCCAACCAACACTGGCCCTGCCTTACCTTAGGGCTTTATGGCTAAACCCGCTGCCCCCGCTACGCCTGCCCAAACCATCAACCTCTGGCTGCGCCTGGCGCACCTGGAGTGGCGCTTTGCCCTGGGTGCGGCCGTGGGGGCCCTGGCCGCGTGGCTGGCCCCGGCCACCATGGGCACTCTGGCCCGCGCCGTGGCTGGCTGGGACGGCTTCGCGGCCGTCAACTTGTTCCTGATCTTGGCGGCGATGCGCACGGCCGATACCGACGACATCCGCCGCGTGGCGGCCAGCGACGACTTGCCCCGCACGGTGGCCTTTCTGGTGGTGATTGGGGCCGCCCTGGCCAGCCTGGCGGCTGTGGTGGGGCTGTTGGGCACCATCAAAGACGTGCCCAAAGAGGCGAAGGCCCTGCACCTGGCGCTGGGCCTGGGGGCCGTGGCCCTGGCCTGGACGCTGGTGCACTGCGTATTCACGCTGCGCTACGCCCACTCGTACTACGACGCCGATGCGCAGGGCCACGACCAGGGGGGGCTGACGTTTCCCGACGACACCGGCAAGGAGAAAGACGAGCCAAAGCTCCAACCCAACTACCTCGATTTCGCCTACTTCTCCTTCGTGGTGGGCATGACGGCCCAAACGGCCGACATCGGCATCAGCAGCCGTGAAATCCGCGCCATTGCCCTGCTGCACGGGCTTATCGCCTTCCTGTTCAACACCGCCATTGTGGCCCTCACCATTGGCACCATCGGCGGGGTGCTGAGCTAAGGGGGCGGGCAATACTTAAGGCAAATAGCTGGCTGCCAGTGCCGCGGTCTTAGCTAATGAAGCCCTGCCGGACGGCTAGCTTGATAAGAGCGGCGGTGTTTTTGGCGCCGGTTTTGCCGATGATGTTTTGGCGGTGGGTTTCGATGGTGCGCTTGCTGGTGAAGAGCTTGTCGGCCACCTCGCTGTTGGTGAGGCCCTCGGCGATGAGCTTGAGCACTTCCAGCTCGCGGGCCGTGAGGCCCACGCCCCCGGCGGGTTCTGCTAGCTCACTGCTGCCGGTAGGGCCCCCGCCAGCGGCCTTGTAGAGCATATTCAGCCCAATTTCGCTGCACAAAAAACGCTGCCCTGCGGCCACGGTGCGGATGGCGTAGGTGATTTCCTGAAAGGCAGCGTTCTTCAGCACGTACCCCAGGGCCCCGGCCTGGAGCATCCGCAGCACATAATGCTCGTGGTCGAGCATGCTGAGCACCAATACTTTCGCTTCGGGAAAGCGCTGCTGCAACTCGGTCGTGGTTTCAAAGCCGTCGAGCACGGGCATGTTCACGTCCACCAGTATCACGTCGGCGGGGGTGCTGGCCAGCAGGGTCAGCAGCTCGGCCCCGTTGCTGGCTTCGCCGACCAGCTCGATGCCCGGCTCGGCGGCAAGTAGCGCCCGCAGGCCATCGCGCAGGATGGCGTGGTCATCGGCAAGCATCAGGCGGATCATGGCGGAAACGAAAAGTGGAACGGGGCCCTACGCGGTGCGCTTCAGGCCCACGATGCCCACCAGAATGAATCCAATATACAGCACGTGCCACGCGCTGAACGGCTCCTTGAGCACCAGGGTATCCACGATCTTGATGCCGACCAGGGCAATGCCCATCCACACCGCAAACGCGGTGCTGGCGGGTATCTGGTTCAGGGCCTTGGAGAAGAAAAACACGTTGGCCACGCCAAAGGCCACGTAGCCGATGGCCGGCAGCAGGGTGTAGAGCCCGGCCGGAGCCGCAAAAAACTGCGACCAGTCGATGGCCCGGATTTTGGCGACGCTGGTGTACTTCAGGCTATAGTTCCAGCACACTTCCATCGTGGAAGCCAGGAACAGGTAGACCCAGGCGGAATTAGCAACTGGATTCAAGAGTGGGCGTTGACGGGGCAGGACGATTCGGCGGCGGCGGGAATAACGGGCGCCGCGGGGCTGGGGTTGCCGCCGGGGCGGTGGGCCACGGTTTCCGGGGCCCCATCGGGCACGTTCCAGCCTTGCAGCACCTGGGCGGCGGGCACGTGCTGGCCCACCCAGTTCAGCAGCCGGAAGCGTACGCCGTGGTAGTGCCGGAACAGGGCCGATTTCTCGGCCAGGGCCCCCTCGTCAAAGCGGCGCACCGAAAAGGCGTGCTGCAAAAAGTAGTCTTTCGGAAACGCGTAGGGCAGGCCCCAGCGGATGGGTTTGCGGCCCTCGGGCAGGTAGGCGGTGCCAAACAGCCAGTCCCAGACTGCAAACTTGGTGGAGAAATTGGCGAAGTACACTTCCTCGTGGTCGGCGTGGTGCCAGAGGTGCATTTCGGGCCCGTTGATGACGTACTGCAGCTTGCCCGATTTCACGTCCACGTTGGCGTGGATGTACATGCCCCACACGGCGTCGATAAGGGCCTTGATGGGCACCACGATGGGGTTGGCCCCCAGCAGGATAATGGGCGCAAACTCGATGGTCTGGTTGATGATAATTTCGACCGCGTGCGAGCGCGAGCCGGCCAGCCAGTCTACCTGCTTGCCCGAGTGGTGCGCCTCGTGGGTGCGCCAGAAAAAGGCGCTGTTGTGCTGGAAGCGGTGAAACCAGTAAATATAGAAGTCGTGTGTAACCACGAAAAAGCCCACCTGCGCCGCTACCGGCCAGTCGCTCACCCAGTGGAACTGGGCCCCGAAGTGCTTGGCCAGCGGCGCGATGATGAACCCAAAAATGAGAATTTGCAGGAAGTAGCTCTGCACCAGCGTGTACCAGAACAGGTCGAGGAACAGCCCTTCGCGGAAGAATGGCAGGCCCTTGCGGTACGGGTACTTGCGTTCGAGCACCAGCAGCACCACCACCGCTAGCAGCAAAATGGGCGTGGTGATGAGCGTGGTGCGGCCCACCGGGTTCAGGCCGTCGTAAAAGCTGCTTAGCGTCTCCAGCATGATTGTTTAAGCTTTTAGCTAATAGCGGCTGGCTACCAGCTTTCGGGTATTTTGGACAAAAGCCAGGGAAATAAGCCAGGGTGGCCAGCGCTTGATTGGCTTTACAAAAGCGGACCGCTCACTAAAAAAGCGAGCGGCCCGAATAGTTTCAACTCAACGGCATATTGTGCATTCAGGGTCTATCCGAATAAGCGCTCAGCATGACCGGCCATTTCAAGTAGCTAACAGCTGATTTAAGCGGCCGTCACCTCGCGGCGCAGGCGGCGCAGGGGTTCTTTTTCGCTCTCGTACACCACCTTCACGCCGTCGCCGAGGCCGGTTTCGGTGTCGCGGATGTCGCGCACCATTTTGGCCATGCCGCCGGGCTCCACGCTGGCGGCGTGGTCGGAGCCCCACATGGCGCGGTCGAGGGTGAAGTGGCGCTCCACGAAGGTGGCGCCCAGGGCCACGGCCGTCACGGTGGTGCT is a window from the Hymenobacter nivis genome containing:
- a CDS encoding DUF1345 domain-containing protein encodes the protein MAKPAAPATPAQTINLWLRLAHLEWRFALGAAVGALAAWLAPATMGTLARAVAGWDGFAAVNLFLILAAMRTADTDDIRRVAASDDLPRTVAFLVVIGAALASLAAVVGLLGTIKDVPKEAKALHLALGLGAVALAWTLVHCVFTLRYAHSYYDADAQGHDQGGLTFPDDTGKEKDEPKLQPNYLDFAYFSFVVGMTAQTADIGISSREIRAIALLHGLIAFLFNTAIVALTIGTIGGVLS
- a CDS encoding response regulator, with amino-acid sequence MIRLMLADDHAILRDGLRALLAAEPGIELVGEASNGAELLTLLASTPADVILVDVNMPVLDGFETTTELQQRFPEAKVLVLSMLDHEHYVLRMLQAGALGYVLKNAAFQEITYAIRTVAAGQRFLCSEIGLNMLYKAAGGGPTGSSELAEPAGGVGLTARELEVLKLIAEGLTNSEVADKLFTSKRTIETHRQNIIGKTGAKNTAALIKLAVRQGFIS
- a CDS encoding sterol desaturase family protein, which translates into the protein MLETLSSFYDGLNPVGRTTLITTPILLLAVVVLLVLERKYPYRKGLPFFREGLFLDLFWYTLVQSYFLQILIFGFIIAPLAKHFGAQFHWVSDWPVAAQVGFFVVTHDFYIYWFHRFQHNSAFFWRTHEAHHSGKQVDWLAGSRSHAVEIIINQTIEFAPIILLGANPIVVPIKALIDAVWGMYIHANVDVKSGKLQYVINGPEMHLWHHADHEEVYFANFSTKFAVWDWLFGTAYLPEGRKPIRWGLPYAFPKDYFLQHAFSVRRFDEGALAEKSALFRHYHGVRFRLLNWVGQHVPAAQVLQGWNVPDGAPETVAHRPGGNPSPAAPVIPAAAESSCPVNAHS
- a CDS encoding nicotinate phosphoribosyltransferase — encoded protein: MNPAPLSGLYAPSLALITDLYQLTMAYGYWQQGLQDREAVFHLYFRKAPFQGGYAVAAGLALAVDWLENLRFSDDDLAYLGSLRGSKGTPLFPPDFLAYLRDLKFTCDVDAVPEGTVVFGNEPLLRIQGPLLQAQLLETALLTLVNFQTLIATKAARIREAAGPHDQILEFGLRRAQGFDGGLGASRAAYLGGADATSNVLAGQRYGLPVRGTHAHSWVMSFADEEQAFTAYAQAFPDDSVFLVDTYDTLDGVRHAIEVARKMRAQGHELGGIRLDSGDLAYLSREARALLDEAGFDKVRIVASNDLEENLITSLKQQGARIDTWGVGTQLVTAYNQAALGGVYKLAALRTADGTGWDFTIKLSEQIAKTSVPGILQVRRYLDEQGHPRADMLYNTAVPLPERLVLVDPNDATRRRPVRPGAPFRELLEPVFCQGRRVLDLPTLAESRALAQREVASLDPAVRRFLNPHTYPVGLELSLYDYRTQLILAKRPQRPA
- a CDS encoding DMT family transporter: MNPVANSAWVYLFLASTMEVCWNYSLKYTSVAKIRAIDWSQFFAAPAGLYTLLPAIGYVAFGVANVFFFSKALNQIPASTAFAVWMGIALVGIKIVDTLVLKEPFSAWHVLYIGFILVGIVGLKRTA